The sequence below is a genomic window from Brevibacillus agri.
AAGCCTTTCCTGTCCGGCCCGACGCTGCTCAACGCCGTTTCGATGTCGGTTGCGGTCAACGAAGTAAACGCGGCGATGGGAACGATCGTGGCGACGCCGACAGCAGGTGCCTGTGGGATTGTGCCGGGAACGCTGTTTGCTGTCTCGGACAAGCTGAAGCCGACGCGCGAGCAGATGGTCAACTACTTGTTCACCGCAGGCGCGATTGGCTATTGCATCGCCAATAACGCGTTCATCTCCGGCGCTGCGGGCGGCTGCCAGGCAGAGGTCGGCTCGGCGACAGCGATGGCGGCGGCCGCGATTGTCGAGATGGCGGGGGGTACCCCGGAGGAATCGGCGCAGGCAGTCGCGATTGCGCTGAAAAATATGCTCGGTCTGGTCTGTGACCCCGTAGCCGGACTGGTGGAAGTGCCGTGTGTCAAACGAAATGCGATGGGAGCCGCGATTGCGACAGTCGCAGCCGACATGGCGCTGGCGGGCATCAAGAGCGTGATCCCGACAGACGAAGTGATTGACGCGATGTATCGGATTGGCTGCTCCATGCCGACTGCGCTCAAGGAAACGGCGCAGGGCGGACTGGCGGCTACCCAGACGGGCCGTATGATCGAAGCGAAAGTATTCGGCGTACGGCTGGAGAAGTAAATGGCCGGGGTGTATCAGTCGCCTGTCTCCCTTTTGCACGGGGTAGGGGAGGAACGGGCGAAGGCATTTGCGGGACTCGGAATTCACAGCATCGGCGACTTGCTGGAGTACTTTCCTTCCCGCTATGAAGACTACCGCGTGCGCGATTTGACAGAAGTAAAAGACGGAGAGAGGGTCACGCTGGCGGGCACGGTGTACGGCGAACCCTCTGTTCGTTTTTATGGAAAACGAAAATCGCGCCTCTCCGTCAAAATGGTCATGGATCGCGTAGTGGTGACGGCGGTCTGGTTCAACCAGACGTTTGTGAAAAGCAGGCTATCGCCCGGCAAGGAAATTCTCGTGACCGGAAAATGGGACAAGCACAAGCTCCAGATTACGGTCAGCGAGATGACCGAGGTCGATTCGGAGCGGGCGACCAAACGCGGCGAGCTGGCTCCGGTCTATCCGCTTGGCGGCGATATGACGCACACGCTGCTGCGCAAGTCGATCCAGCAGGCGCTGCGGCAATACGGCAAGGACATTCCGGAAATTTTGCCGCCGGATATCGTGGAACGCTACCGGCTGATGCCGCGCGTGGCGGCGTTTCATTCGATTCACTTTCCGGAAAACGCCGAGGACGGGCGGCAGGCGCGGCGCCGGATCATGTTCGAGGAACTGTTTTTATTTCAGTTGAAAATCCAGACGCTGCGCCGCATCAATCGGCAGCAGTCGGAAGGCGTGGCCCTCGCCATTCCGATGGACGAGGTGCGGCAGTTTGTCAAAGGGCTGCCGTTTCCGCTGACCGATGCGCAAAAGCGGGTCGTCAAGGAAATACTGGACGACATGCGCGCCCCGCATGCGATGAATCGGCTGTTGCAGGGAGACGTCGGCTCAGGGAAAACCGTGGTGGCTGCGATTGCGCTTTTGGCTGCCGTGAAGGCTGGCTATCAGGGAGCATTGATGGTGCCGACCGAGATTCTCGCCGAGCAGCATGTGCAGTCGCTGACGAAGCTGTTGGCGGACTACGGCATCGAGGTCGCCTTGCTGTCCGGTTCCTTGACGGCCAAGCGCAGACGGGAGGTCATCGGCTCGCTGCAAATGGGGCTGATCGACGTCGTCGTGGGGACGCACGCGCTCATTCAGGAGGACGTGTTCTTTTCGCGGCTGGGACTGGTGATTACAGACGAGCAGCACCGCTTCGGCGTCGAGCAGCGGCGCATTTTGCGCAACAAGGGACTCACTCCCGACGTCCTGTTCATGACCGCCACGCCGATTCCCCGCACGTTGGCGATTACGGCGTTTGGCGATATGGACGTCTCGACGATCGACCAGATGCCGGCAGGCCGCAAGCCGATTGAGACGACGTGGAAAAAGCACGACCAGTTCCCGGCTGTCCTCGAGCAAATGCGCAACGAGCTGCGCAAAGGGCGGCAGGCGTACGTCATTTGCCCGCTCATCGAAGAATCGGAAAAGCTCGACGTGCAAAACGCGATTGATGTTCACGCGCAGCTTTCCCACGTCTTCCCGGAGTTCGGCGTCGGGCTCATGCACGGCCGCCTGCCTGCGAAGGAAAAAGATGCGGTGATGCAAGCTTTTCTCGCCGGGGAGCACGCCGTTCTCGTCTCGACGACGGTGGTCGAGGTCGGCGTCAACGTGCCGAACGCTACCTACATGGTCATTTACGACGCGGAGCGGTTCGGGCTTGCCCAGTTGCACCAGTTGCGCGGGCGGGTCGGGCGCGGCTCGGAGCAGTCGTACTGCGTCCTGATTGCCGATCCGAAGTCCGAGATCGGCAAAGAGCGGATGCGCGTCATGTGCGAGACGACGGACGGCTTCGAGCTGTCGCAGCGCGATTTGGAATTGCGCGGACCGGGTGACTTTTTCGGCACGAAGCAGAGTGGCTTGCCCGAGTTCAAAGTCGCTGACCTGTTGTCCGACTACAAGGCGCTGGAGGTTGCCAGACAGGAGACGGCGCGGCTGGTGGCCGACGACTCGTTTTGGCGAGACCCGGCGTACCAGTGGTTGCGCGACTATTTGCAGCGCGAAGGCGTACTCGATGGCATCGTGTTCGATTAAGGCAGCATCGAGAGGGACCTCTTGCCGCACCTGTGTGTGCGAAGGAGGTCTTTTCGCTTTTTTGTGCAAAACGGCCCTCGAAAAAACGTGACGAAACGACAGCGAAAAACGTCTTTCTTCTATGAGGATGGAAAAAATTACTGGGGAGAGAGGCGAGTTTTGTGTTTTTGCGAAATCTTCGAGGAATGAGCATCGCGTTGGGCTTCTCTTTGCTTGTCATGTCAGGCTGCAGCACCGCCGCAGCCGCTTCGGGAGAAAAACAAACAGGCGCAGGGCAGGCCGTGCGCGCTGCGTCCGGTCAGATTGCACCAGCGAGCGCGTCGACGAAGGCAGCGAGTGACTGGAAGCAGCCGGAGCGGCCTTTTGACTATGCGGCCATGAAAGAAGACGTGGTCATTCAACTGAACGAGGAGCCGCGCCTGCAGTCGCCACTGCGTACAGTCGTCGGCGCTGCTCCGCAAGCGTACACGCTGTTTTTCCGCGAGGAGATGGACCGGGGAAGCGTAGAGGCGGCGATTCGCAAG
It includes:
- the sdaAA gene encoding L-serine ammonia-lyase, iron-sulfur-dependent, subunit alpha, with translation MFCNVAELVELAESQGKKISQVMIEAEMEVSQRTKDAIMQDMYANLDVMEKAVHRGLTEDIRSHSGLTGGDAKKLQDYMKNKPFLSGPTLLNAVSMSVAVNEVNAAMGTIVATPTAGACGIVPGTLFAVSDKLKPTREQMVNYLFTAGAIGYCIANNAFISGAAGGCQAEVGSATAMAAAAIVEMAGGTPEESAQAVAIALKNMLGLVCDPVAGLVEVPCVKRNAMGAAIATVAADMALAGIKSVIPTDEVIDAMYRIGCSMPTALKETAQGGLAATQTGRMIEAKVFGVRLEK
- the recG gene encoding ATP-dependent DNA helicase RecG — its product is MAGVYQSPVSLLHGVGEERAKAFAGLGIHSIGDLLEYFPSRYEDYRVRDLTEVKDGERVTLAGTVYGEPSVRFYGKRKSRLSVKMVMDRVVVTAVWFNQTFVKSRLSPGKEILVTGKWDKHKLQITVSEMTEVDSERATKRGELAPVYPLGGDMTHTLLRKSIQQALRQYGKDIPEILPPDIVERYRLMPRVAAFHSIHFPENAEDGRQARRRIMFEELFLFQLKIQTLRRINRQQSEGVALAIPMDEVRQFVKGLPFPLTDAQKRVVKEILDDMRAPHAMNRLLQGDVGSGKTVVAAIALLAAVKAGYQGALMVPTEILAEQHVQSLTKLLADYGIEVALLSGSLTAKRRREVIGSLQMGLIDVVVGTHALIQEDVFFSRLGLVITDEQHRFGVEQRRILRNKGLTPDVLFMTATPIPRTLAITAFGDMDVSTIDQMPAGRKPIETTWKKHDQFPAVLEQMRNELRKGRQAYVICPLIEESEKLDVQNAIDVHAQLSHVFPEFGVGLMHGRLPAKEKDAVMQAFLAGEHAVLVSTTVVEVGVNVPNATYMVIYDAERFGLAQLHQLRGRVGRGSEQSYCVLIADPKSEIGKERMRVMCETTDGFELSQRDLELRGPGDFFGTKQSGLPEFKVADLLSDYKALEVARQETARLVADDSFWRDPAYQWLRDYLQREGVLDGIVFD